The Paracoccus sp. MC1862 genome includes a window with the following:
- a CDS encoding NAD(P)/FAD-dependent oxidoreductase: MPVETTDTLVIGAGQAGLAMSEHLTRDGVPHLVLERDRIAERWRSGRWDSLVANGPAWHDRFPGMTFDEVDPGTGPDDFPHKEVVAAYLEAYARRFRAPVRTGVEVRSVERLDGRPGFRVETSQGTFEAQRVVAATGPFQKPVIPPVIPADAGVAQIHSSDYRNPGQLAPGAVLIVGAGSSGVQIADELRRAGRKVYLSVGPHDRPPRSYRGRDFCWWLGVLGKWDMAAPKPGTEHVTIAVSGARGGETIDFRRLAQEGMILVGRTEGYADGRLVFADDLVTNLNNGDANHDGLLDEADDYARRNGLDLPEDPGARRRWPDADCIARPIRELDLAGAGIATVIWATGFSVDYGWMRIDAFDERGRPIHQRGVSVEPGIYFLGLPWQSRRGSSFIWGVWHDARHIAEQIGIQRKYLDYHQGAAQQQPDGQRRAG, encoded by the coding sequence ATGCCGGTTGAGACGACAGACACGCTTGTGATCGGCGCCGGGCAGGCAGGGCTCGCGATGAGCGAGCATCTGACGCGGGACGGAGTGCCGCATCTGGTGCTGGAACGGGACCGGATCGCGGAACGCTGGCGCTCGGGGCGGTGGGACTCGCTGGTCGCGAACGGGCCTGCCTGGCACGACCGCTTTCCCGGCATGACCTTCGACGAGGTCGATCCCGGAACCGGCCCCGACGACTTCCCGCACAAGGAGGTGGTGGCGGCCTATCTGGAAGCCTATGCCCGCAGGTTCCGCGCCCCCGTCCGCACCGGCGTCGAGGTGCGATCGGTCGAGCGGCTGGACGGACGCCCCGGCTTCCGGGTCGAGACCTCGCAGGGGACGTTCGAGGCGCAGCGTGTCGTCGCCGCAACCGGCCCGTTCCAGAAGCCGGTCATTCCGCCCGTGATCCCCGCCGACGCAGGCGTGGCGCAGATTCATTCCAGCGACTACCGCAACCCCGGCCAGCTTGCGCCGGGCGCGGTGCTGATCGTGGGGGCAGGCTCGTCCGGCGTGCAGATCGCGGACGAACTGCGCCGCGCGGGACGCAAGGTCTATCTGTCCGTGGGCCCGCATGACCGCCCGCCGCGCAGCTATCGCGGGCGCGACTTCTGCTGGTGGCTGGGGGTGCTGGGCAAGTGGGACATGGCCGCGCCGAAACCGGGGACCGAGCATGTCACCATCGCCGTCAGCGGCGCGCGGGGCGGCGAGACCATCGACTTCCGCCGTCTGGCGCAGGAGGGCATGATCCTCGTGGGCCGGACAGAAGGCTATGCGGACGGCAGGCTGGTCTTTGCGGACGATCTGGTGACGAACCTGAACAACGGCGACGCCAATCACGACGGGTTGCTGGACGAGGCCGACGACTATGCCCGGCGCAACGGCCTCGACCTGCCGGAAGACCCCGGGGCACGGCGCCGCTGGCCGGATGCAGACTGCATCGCCAGACCGATCCGCGAACTTGATCTGGCCGGGGCGGGAATCGCCACGGTCATCTGGGCCACGGGCTTCTCGGTCGATTACGGCTGGATGAGGATCGACGCCTTCGACGAACGCGGCCGCCCCATCCACCAGCGCGGCGTCTCGGTCGAGCCGGGCATCTATTTCCTCGGCCTGCCCTGGCAGTCGCGGCGGGGGTCGAGCTTCATCTGGGGCGTCTGGCACGACGCCAGGCACATCGCCGAGCAGATCGGCATCCAGCGCAAGTATCTCGACTATCATCAGGGCGCGGCCCAGCAGCAGCCCGACGGACAGCGCCGCGCCGGCTAG
- a CDS encoding DUF1028 domain-containing protein, translating to MTFSLVARCAGTGMFGVAISSSSPAVAARCSYARAGVGAVASQNVTDPTLGPMALDLMEGGLSAEDAIAEVRRRGRFIEYRQVLAVDRNGRTAIHSGPNSLGIWTQAQAENVASGGNLLADDGVPQAIVDGFLSSTGHLGDRLIAAMRAGLAAGGEAGPVHSAGMKIVDRVSWPVADLRCDWTDTCPIEAVAAAWEVYKPQLDAYVQRALDPRAAPSYGVPGDE from the coding sequence ATGACCTTCTCGCTTGTCGCCCGCTGCGCCGGGACGGGGATGTTCGGCGTCGCCATCTCGTCCTCCTCGCCCGCCGTCGCGGCGCGCTGTTCCTATGCCCGCGCCGGGGTGGGGGCGGTCGCCTCGCAGAACGTCACCGATCCGACGCTGGGGCCGATGGCGCTGGATCTGATGGAAGGCGGTCTTTCCGCCGAGGACGCGATTGCCGAGGTGCGGCGCCGGGGCCGGTTCATCGAATACCGGCAGGTGCTGGCGGTGGACCGGAACGGGCGGACGGCCATTCATTCGGGGCCGAACTCGCTGGGCATCTGGACGCAGGCGCAGGCCGAAAACGTCGCCTCGGGCGGCAACCTGCTGGCCGATGACGGCGTGCCGCAGGCCATCGTGGACGGGTTCCTGTCCTCGACCGGCCACCTGGGCGACAGGCTGATCGCGGCGATGCGCGCGGGGCTTGCGGCGGGGGGCGAGGCCGGGCCGGTCCATTCCGCCGGCATGAAGATCGTGGACAGGGTCAGTTGGCCGGTCGCCGACCTGCGCTGCGACTGGACCGACACCTGCCCCATCGAGGCCGTCGCCGCGGCATGGGAGGTCTACAAGCCCCAGCTTGATGCTTATGTCCAGCGCGCGCTCGATCCCCGCGCGGCACCCTCCTACGGGGTGCCGGGCGACGAATAG
- a CDS encoding DUF2948 family protein — translation MTDASYADADPAGPVAIRAEDADDLRILATLVQDAVLTVGDMAHDGKARRFSLLLTRFRWEDAEAARREGRPFERVRSLLVISDVLRVRHDGIDRGDPGTVMSLLDVAWTSGEDGTGVVTLSFAGDGTIAIDAECLCVDLRDVTRPHRAVSGEMPRHE, via the coding sequence ATGACTGACGCCAGCTACGCCGACGCCGATCCCGCAGGCCCTGTCGCCATCCGGGCCGAGGACGCCGACGACCTGCGCATCCTTGCCACGCTGGTGCAGGACGCGGTGCTGACGGTCGGCGACATGGCGCATGACGGGAAGGCGCGGCGCTTCAGCCTGCTGCTGACCCGCTTCCGCTGGGAGGATGCCGAGGCCGCGCGGCGCGAGGGGCGGCCCTTCGAGCGGGTGCGCTCGCTTCTGGTGATCTCGGACGTGCTGCGGGTGCGGCATGATGGCATCGACCGGGGCGATCCGGGCACGGTGATGTCACTGCTGGACGTGGCCTGGACGTCGGGCGAGGACGGCACCGGGGTCGTGACGCTGAGTTTCGCGGGCGACGGGACCATCGCCATCGACGCCGAGTGCCTGTGCGTCGATCTGCGCGACGTGACCCGGCCGCATCGGGCGGTCTCGGGCGAGATGCCGCGGCACGAGTGA
- a CDS encoding Ldh family oxidoreductase — translation MTDEIRLSEAETYRLAHDFLTFHGLSQDQSAAMAGILTKAQRDGSLSHGLQRLPGTLETMGHPAFDREAVALVTPVTPAVVRVDAGFGFSISAALAGLPALIERARALGIAMLAVNNGFHSTALWPVVEEIAESGLVALSMNPTHDWVAPAGGTRPVLGTNPLAFAWPRAGKPPYVFDFATTAASRADIALHRQAGKAISEGWGLDPEGRPTTDPAEVLSGAMLPFGGHKGSALATMIELMAGPFIGDRTSRQSAEFDAGQNAAPCHGELIIAFDPALLSTPDDLAAAESVLDAIEDQGARLPGSRRHAERARNLRDGIPVSRALHERIRGLMEG, via the coding sequence TTGACCGACGAGATACGGCTTTCCGAGGCCGAGACATACCGGCTTGCCCATGACTTCCTGACCTTTCACGGGTTGTCACAGGATCAGTCGGCGGCCATGGCAGGAATACTGACCAAGGCCCAGCGCGACGGGAGCCTTTCTCACGGGCTGCAACGCCTGCCCGGAACGCTCGAGACGATGGGCCATCCGGCCTTTGACCGCGAGGCCGTTGCCCTCGTCACCCCCGTCACGCCGGCAGTCGTCCGGGTGGACGCGGGCTTCGGCTTTTCCATATCCGCCGCCCTGGCCGGCCTGCCTGCCCTGATCGAGCGCGCGCGGGCGCTGGGCATCGCCATGCTGGCGGTCAACAACGGCTTTCACTCGACGGCGCTCTGGCCGGTGGTCGAGGAGATCGCCGAAAGCGGGCTTGTGGCGTTGTCGATGAACCCCACCCATGACTGGGTCGCCCCGGCCGGCGGCACGAGGCCGGTGCTGGGCACCAATCCGCTGGCCTTCGCCTGGCCGCGGGCCGGGAAGCCGCCCTATGTGTTCGACTTCGCCACCACGGCGGCCTCGCGCGCCGACATCGCCCTGCACCGGCAGGCGGGCAAGGCGATCTCCGAAGGCTGGGGCCTCGACCCCGAGGGGCGCCCGACGACGGACCCTGCCGAGGTGCTGTCCGGCGCAATGCTGCCCTTCGGCGGCCACAAGGGCTCGGCGCTCGCCACCATGATCGAGCTGATGGCAGGCCCCTTCATCGGCGACCGCACCAGCCGGCAGTCGGCCGAGTTCGATGCGGGTCAGAATGCCGCCCCTTGCCATGGCGAGCTGATCATCGCCTTCGATCCCGCGCTGCTGTCCACGCCTGACGATCTCGCCGCCGCCGAAAGCGTGCTGGACGCGATCGAGGACCAGGGCGCCCGCCTTCCCGGCAGCCGCCGCCATGCCGAGCGCGCCCGCAACCTGCGCGACGGCATCCCTGTCAGCCGGGCGCTGCACGAGCGGATTCGCGGGTTGATGGAAGGCTGA
- the argE gene encoding acetylornithine deacetylase — protein sequence MPVPSTVEILRDLVSFPTISRQSNLALLDHVENLLVPAGARVERFAHPDGSRANLWVTVGPEGPGGLVLSGHTDVVPVTGQNWTTDPFTLTEVDGRLHGRGTADMKGFLAAAVRAALMAAGRDLRAPLHLALSYDEEIGCLGVRGMIEALAARPDRPALCLIGEPTGMRIAAGHKGKAAFRACCHGRDGHSALAPQALNALHLGAAFIAALQARQEDIAGNGPRDPGYDIPYTTIHAGIMTGGTALNIVPNRCEIDFEIRNIAQDDPDPILARIEQDAAGIVAPYRDSFPEAAIAITAVSRYPGLNAAKDSPAIRFLRRITGDNDPTIKVAFGTEAGLFHDGLQIPTAICGPGFMEQGHKPDEFVSREQLNRCDMMLEQAVEAVASGLDDHI from the coding sequence ATGCCCGTCCCCTCGACAGTCGAGATCCTGCGCGACCTGGTGTCTTTCCCGACGATCTCGCGCCAGTCGAACCTGGCGCTGCTGGATCACGTCGAAAACCTGCTGGTTCCCGCAGGCGCGCGGGTCGAGCGTTTCGCCCATCCCGACGGATCGCGGGCGAACCTGTGGGTGACGGTCGGCCCCGAGGGGCCGGGGGGCCTTGTCCTGTCCGGCCACACGGACGTTGTGCCGGTCACGGGCCAGAACTGGACGACCGATCCCTTCACGCTGACCGAGGTGGACGGACGGCTTCACGGGCGCGGCACGGCGGACATGAAGGGCTTTCTTGCCGCGGCGGTGCGCGCTGCGCTGATGGCGGCGGGGCGGGATCTTCGGGCGCCCCTGCACCTTGCCCTGTCCTACGACGAGGAGATCGGCTGCCTGGGCGTCCGCGGCATGATCGAGGCGCTGGCCGCCCGCCCCGACCGCCCCGCGCTCTGCCTCATCGGCGAGCCGACGGGCATGAGGATCGCCGCCGGCCACAAGGGCAAGGCCGCCTTCCGCGCCTGCTGCCACGGACGCGACGGCCATTCGGCGCTGGCCCCGCAGGCGCTGAACGCGCTGCATTTGGGTGCCGCGTTCATTGCCGCGCTTCAGGCCCGGCAAGAGGACATCGCCGGCAACGGCCCGCGCGATCCCGGCTACGACATCCCCTACACGACGATCCACGCCGGGATCATGACCGGCGGCACGGCGCTGAACATCGTCCCGAACCGCTGCGAGATCGACTTCGAGATCCGCAACATCGCCCAGGACGACCCTGATCCGATCCTCGCGAGGATCGAACAGGATGCGGCCGGGATCGTGGCGCCATACCGCGACAGCTTTCCCGAGGCCGCCATCGCCATAACCGCCGTGTCCCGTTATCCGGGCCTGAACGCCGCCAAGGATTCCCCCGCGATCCGGTTCCTGCGCCGGATCACGGGCGACAACGACCCGACGATCAAGGTCGCTTTCGGCACCGAGGCCGGGTTGTTCCATGACGGCCTGCAGATCCCCACCGCCATCTGCGGGCCGGGCTTCATGGAGCAGGGCCACAAGCCCGACGAATTCGTCTCGCGCGAGCAGCTCAACCGGTGTGACATGATGCTGGAGCAAGCGGTCGAGGCGGTGGCCTCGGGCCTTGATGACCACATCTGA
- the murA gene encoding UDP-N-acetylglucosamine 1-carboxyvinyltransferase, with translation MDTILVRGNGPLNGEIPIAGAKNACLTLMPATLLTDEPLTLTNAPRLSDIRTMTALLRSLGAEVAGLQDGQVLALSSHALTSHTADYDIVRKMRASILVLGPMLARDGHAVVSLPGGCAIGARPVDLHLRALQAMGADLDLRDGYVHAKAPAGGLKGAVIDFPLVSVGATENALMAATLARGTTVLNNAAREPEIVDLARCLRRMGAEIEGEGTSTITVQGVKRLGGATHPVVTDRIELGTYMLAPAICGGEVTCLGGRIELVQAFCEKLDEAGISVTESERGLTVSRRNGRVNAVDVVTEPFPGFPTDLQAQMMALLCTADGVSVLEETIFENRFMHAPELARMGARIEVHGGHARVTGVEKLRGAPVMATDLRASVSLILAGLAAEGETVVNRVYHLDRGYEKVVGKLRAVGADIERIKEQPAHD, from the coding sequence ATGGACACGATTCTGGTGCGCGGCAACGGGCCGCTGAACGGCGAGATTCCGATCGCGGGGGCGAAGAACGCCTGTCTCACGCTGATGCCTGCGACCCTGCTGACGGATGAGCCGCTGACGCTGACCAACGCGCCGCGGCTGTCCGACATCCGCACCATGACGGCGCTGCTGCGCTCGCTGGGGGCCGAGGTGGCCGGCCTGCAGGACGGGCAGGTCTTGGCGCTGTCCAGCCATGCGCTGACCAGCCATACCGCCGATTATGACATCGTGCGGAAGATGCGGGCCTCGATCCTGGTGCTGGGGCCGATGCTGGCGCGGGATGGCCACGCGGTCGTCTCGCTGCCGGGCGGCTGCGCCATCGGGGCGCGGCCGGTGGACCTGCACCTGCGCGCGTTGCAGGCGATGGGGGCGGATCTGGACCTGCGCGACGGCTATGTCCACGCCAAGGCGCCGGCGGGCGGCTTGAAGGGCGCGGTGATCGACTTTCCGCTGGTGTCCGTGGGCGCGACCGAGAACGCGCTGATGGCGGCGACTCTGGCACGGGGCACGACGGTCCTGAACAACGCGGCGCGCGAGCCGGAGATCGTCGATCTCGCCCGCTGCCTGCGGCGGATGGGGGCCGAGATCGAGGGCGAGGGCACCTCCACCATCACCGTGCAGGGCGTGAAGCGTCTGGGGGGCGCGACCCATCCCGTCGTGACCGACCGGATCGAGTTGGGAACGTATATGCTCGCGCCGGCGATCTGCGGCGGCGAGGTGACCTGCCTCGGCGGCAGGATCGAACTTGTGCAGGCCTTCTGCGAAAAGCTGGACGAGGCCGGGATCAGCGTGACCGAATCCGAGCGTGGGCTGACCGTGAGCCGCCGGAACGGGCGGGTCAACGCGGTCGATGTCGTGACCGAGCCTTTCCCCGGCTTCCCCACCGACCTGCAGGCGCAGATGATGGCGCTGCTTTGCACGGCGGATGGCGTCAGCGTGCTGGAGGAGACGATCTTCGAGAACCGCTTCATGCACGCCCCCGAACTGGCCCGCATGGGCGCGCGGATCGAGGTCCATGGGGGGCACGCCCGCGTGACCGGCGTGGAAAAGCTGCGGGGCGCGCCGGTGATGGCGACGGACCTGCGGGCAAGCGTCAGCCTGATCCTCGCGGGGCTGGCGGCGGAAGGCGAGACGGTGGTCAACCGCGTCTACCATCTGGATCGCGGCTATGAGAAGGTCGTGGGCAAGCTGCGCGCCGTGGGCGCGGATATCGAACGGATCAAGGAGCAGCCAGCCCATGACTGA
- a CDS encoding RidA family protein, producing the protein MAHTRIRKFNTADTYPEQKLDNDLCQAVVTQGGRTVWLRGQCPQNLDDARNLDSHDPAEQTHKVMQNIRQLIEEAGGRMEHLVKVVVYITDVRHREAVYRTMGEYIRGVHPVSTGLVVSALARPEWLVEIDATAVIPE; encoded by the coding sequence TTGGCCCACACCCGTATCCGCAAGTTCAACACCGCCGACACCTACCCCGAGCAGAAGCTGGACAACGATCTCTGCCAGGCGGTGGTGACGCAGGGGGGCCGGACCGTCTGGCTGCGGGGGCAATGCCCGCAGAACCTCGACGATGCGCGGAACCTCGACAGCCACGATCCGGCCGAGCAGACCCACAAGGTCATGCAGAACATCCGCCAGTTGATCGAGGAAGCGGGCGGGCGGATGGAGCATCTGGTCAAGGTCGTCGTCTACATCACCGATGTTCGCCACCGCGAGGCGGTCTATCGCACCATGGGCGAATATATCCGCGGCGTGCATCCGGTCTCGACCGGGCTGGTGGTCTCGGCCTTGGCCCGCCCCGAGTGGCTGGTCGAGATCGACGCCACCGCCGTGATCCCGGAGTGA
- a CDS encoding DMT family transporter, producing the protein MDMPLSSRLGPAWNRRGALFMCLAMAGFSVEDALLKLAAGSLPVGQVLMTFGVFGVIAFSAWAIGSGEPPVSRAMLRPAMILRSLSEIVGRLFFMLAIALTPLSTASAILQATPLVVMVGAIVIFGERIGPRRWLAVAVGLAGVLMILRPGAQGFGSLSVLAVLAMLGFAGRDLATRAAPPALSFRQLGVLGFMMLIVAGLIALPFGPAPVRPDAATWLGLVAASVAGIGAYTSLTIAMRTGEVGAVTPFRYTRLVFAMIAGIMVFGERPDLWTVTGSVLIILAGITALRLNRRGNAAA; encoded by the coding sequence ATGGACATGCCCCTGTCATCCCGCCTTGGTCCTGCCTGGAACCGCCGGGGCGCCCTGTTCATGTGCCTCGCCATGGCGGGCTTTTCGGTCGAGGATGCGCTGCTGAAGCTCGCCGCGGGCAGCCTGCCGGTCGGGCAGGTGCTGATGACCTTCGGCGTCTTCGGGGTGATCGCATTTTCGGCCTGGGCGATAGGGTCGGGCGAGCCGCCCGTCAGCCGCGCCATGCTGCGGCCGGCGATGATCCTGCGTTCATTGTCCGAGATCGTCGGGCGGCTGTTCTTCATGCTGGCGATCGCGCTGACGCCGCTTTCGACCGCCTCGGCGATCCTGCAGGCGACGCCGCTGGTGGTCATGGTCGGCGCGATCGTGATCTTCGGCGAAAGGATCGGGCCGCGGCGCTGGCTGGCGGTCGCTGTGGGGCTGGCCGGCGTGCTGATGATCCTGCGTCCCGGCGCGCAAGGCTTCGGGTCGCTGTCGGTGCTGGCCGTTCTTGCCATGCTGGGCTTCGCGGGGCGTGACCTCGCGACCCGTGCGGCGCCGCCCGCGCTGTCCTTCCGGCAGCTCGGGGTGCTGGGCTTCATGATGCTGATCGTGGCGGGGCTGATCGCCCTGCCTTTCGGGCCGGCGCCGGTCCGGCCCGATGCGGCCACATGGTTGGGTCTCGTGGCCGCCTCGGTGGCGGGGATCGGCGCCTATACCTCGCTGACCATCGCCATGCGGACCGGAGAGGTCGGCGCCGTCACGCCCTTCCGCTATACCCGCCTCGTCTTCGCGATGATCGCCGGGATCATGGTCTTCGGCGAGCGGCCGGACCTGTGGACCGTCACCGGCTCGGTCCTGATCATCCTGGCCGGGATCACGGCCCTGCGGCTGAACCGCAGGGGCAATGCAGCCGCATGA
- a CDS encoding aromatic ring-hydroxylating dioxygenase subunit alpha codes for MSLDQPVAELLDAAARPLEDARAMPPSVYTSPAFLQREIETIFSKEWICVGRSDGLANPGDYVTCDLAGQPVMVIRDREGQVRAFSNVCLHRMSTLLEGSGNARVIVCPYHAWTYGLDGKLRGAPFMAQTTGFCKHDYGLPSIRCEEWLGWVYITLDNDRPSVASELGELERLIAPYGMENYVQCFRETHVWDTNWKVLAENFMESYHLPVCHADTVGGHSRLEEMECPPGLRAFNYHWITKEASLAIGNAHPDNTRLDGHWRKTTALITLYPSHLITLTPGYFWYLSLHPKGTGQVAITFGGGLSPEFMKDPKAPEYIASLKALLDEVNLEDRGCTEKVFRGLSAQMARPGHLSYLERPIYDFMQYIAERTASFERSLALAAE; via the coding sequence ATGCCGCCTTCGGTCTATACCAGCCCCGCCTTCCTGCAGCGCGAGATCGAGACGATCTTTTCCAAGGAATGGATCTGCGTCGGGCGGTCGGATGGGCTGGCGAACCCCGGCGATTACGTCACCTGCGACCTCGCCGGCCAGCCGGTCATGGTCATCCGCGACCGCGAGGGTCAGGTCCGCGCCTTTTCCAACGTCTGCCTGCACCGGATGTCCACGCTGCTGGAAGGCTCGGGCAACGCCCGCGTCATCGTCTGCCCCTATCACGCCTGGACCTACGGGCTGGACGGCAAGCTGCGCGGGGCGCCGTTCATGGCCCAGACCACCGGCTTCTGCAAGCACGACTATGGCCTGCCCAGCATCCGCTGCGAGGAATGGCTGGGCTGGGTCTACATCACGCTGGACAACGACCGCCCCAGCGTCGCGTCCGAACTGGGCGAACTGGAGCGGCTGATCGCGCCCTACGGGATGGAGAACTACGTCCAGTGCTTCCGCGAAACCCATGTCTGGGACACCAACTGGAAGGTGCTGGCCGAGAACTTCATGGAAAGTTACCACCTGCCGGTCTGCCATGCCGACACCGTGGGCGGCCATTCCAGGCTTGAAGAGATGGAGTGCCCGCCAGGCCTGCGCGCCTTCAACTATCACTGGATCACCAAGGAAGCCTCGCTGGCGATCGGTAACGCCCATCCCGACAACACCCGGCTGGACGGCCACTGGCGCAAGACCACGGCGCTGATCACGCTGTATCCCAGCCATCTGATCACCCTGACGCCGGGCTATTTCTGGTATCTGTCGCTGCATCCCAAGGGCACGGGGCAGGTCGCCATCACCTTCGGCGGCGGACTGTCGCCCGAGTTCATGAAAGACCCCAAGGCGCCGGAATACATCGCCAGCCTCAAGGCGCTGCTGGACGAGGTGAACCTGGAAGACCGGGGCTGCACCGAAAAGGTCTTCCGCGGCCTGTCCGCCCAGATGGCGCGGCCGGGGCACCTGTCCTATCTGGAACGGCCGATCTACGACTTCATGCAGTATATCGCCGAGCGCACCGCGAGCTTCGAGCGCAGCCTTGCGCTGGCGGCCGAGTAA
- a CDS encoding LysR family transcriptional regulator, which translates to MPVRYTLRQLEYLVAVGEAGSIAAAAQQVNVSPPSISAGVSHLEEELGVQLFVRHHAQGLTPTLAGRKLLEHARMVLREAAALRDLARELSGSIRWPLAIGCMTTFAHAVLPALRRSFAEEYPEVRISQVEADQAELFSLLRQAKIDVALTYDLDLPADLRFFPMMELPPLVAMSEDHPLAHQPEVSVEELAPHRMVLLDLPLSADYFLSFFADRGLRPNITERTRDMAVLRSLVANGFGYSIVNLRPLNDVAPDGRPLRFLPLAGKARAMKMGMLVSTAVERSQLHRTFLASASEWVRRNSHRLSGGGPMPEDA; encoded by the coding sequence ATGCCCGTTCGCTATACCTTGCGGCAACTGGAATACCTGGTGGCGGTGGGCGAGGCGGGCAGCATCGCCGCGGCGGCCCAGCAGGTGAACGTCTCGCCGCCCTCGATCTCGGCCGGGGTCTCGCATCTGGAAGAGGAACTGGGCGTCCAGTTGTTCGTCCGCCACCATGCGCAGGGGCTGACGCCGACGCTGGCCGGGCGCAAGCTGCTGGAACACGCCCGCATGGTGCTGCGCGAGGCGGCGGCGCTGCGCGACCTTGCGCGCGAGTTGTCCGGCTCGATCCGCTGGCCGCTGGCGATCGGCTGCATGACCACCTTCGCCCATGCCGTCCTGCCGGCGCTGCGGCGCAGCTTTGCCGAGGAATACCCCGAGGTCCGCATTTCGCAGGTCGAGGCCGATCAGGCGGAACTGTTCAGCCTGCTGCGGCAGGCGAAGATCGACGTCGCGCTGACCTATGACCTGGACCTGCCCGCCGACCTGCGCTTCTTCCCGATGATGGAGCTGCCGCCGCTGGTCGCGATGAGCGAGGATCACCCTCTGGCCCACCAGCCCGAGGTCTCGGTCGAGGAACTGGCCCCGCACCGGATGGTGCTGCTGGACCTGCCGCTGAGCGCCGACTACTTCCTGTCCTTCTTCGCCGACCGGGGCCTGCGCCCGAACATCACGGAACGGACGCGGGACATGGCGGTGCTGCGCAGCCTCGTCGCCAACGGCTTCGGCTATTCCATCGTCAACCTGCGGCCCCTGAACGACGTGGCCCCCGACGGGCGCCCGCTGCGCTTTCTGCCGCTGGCGGGCAAGGCGCGGGCGATGAAGATGGGGATGCTGGTCAGCACGGCGGTGGAACGCAGCCAGTTGCACCGGACCTTCCTTGCCAGCGCCAGCGAATGGGTCCGGCGCAACAGCCACCGCCTGTCCGGCGGCGGCCCCATGCCCGAGGATGCGTGA
- a CDS encoding ABC transporter substrate-binding protein, producing MKQLMVQATALCALALPAHADLTVMSWGGAYEKSQVEAYNKPFTAETGIAVNMTSADNPAGPIKSMVDAGNVTIDVVDLEYTDAVRLCDEGVLEEIDHSTLPPAPDGTPAAEDFLPNALTDCAVASMVFATVYGFDTTKFTDEQPSTIADLFDAEKFPGKRGLRKGPKINLEIALMADGVPAAEVYDVLATPEGIDRAFAKLDTIKPHVVWWEAGSQPPQLLADGEVAMTTAYNGRLFSAIAAENKPFKIVWDGQVQEYELFAVPKGTPNRDAAMDYIRFATGTQRLADQTKWIAYGPARKSSIPLVGTFEDGTTEMKPFLPTNQDNMANALQSSHDFWVDRETEITERFTTWLSR from the coding sequence ATGAAGCAACTGATGGTTCAGGCGACCGCGCTCTGCGCGCTGGCACTTCCGGCCCATGCCGACCTGACGGTGATGAGCTGGGGCGGCGCCTACGAGAAAAGCCAGGTCGAGGCCTACAACAAGCCCTTTACCGCGGAAACGGGAATCGCCGTCAACATGACCTCGGCCGACAACCCGGCGGGACCGATCAAGTCGATGGTGGACGCAGGCAACGTCACCATCGACGTGGTGGACCTTGAATATACCGACGCCGTGCGCCTCTGCGACGAGGGCGTGCTGGAAGAGATCGACCATTCCACCCTGCCCCCCGCGCCTGACGGCACCCCCGCGGCCGAGGACTTCCTGCCCAACGCCCTGACGGATTGCGCCGTCGCCTCGATGGTCTTCGCGACCGTCTACGGCTTCGACACGACCAAGTTCACGGACGAGCAGCCCTCGACCATCGCCGACCTGTTCGATGCAGAGAAGTTCCCCGGCAAGCGCGGGCTGCGCAAGGGGCCGAAGATCAACCTTGAAATCGCGCTGATGGCCGATGGCGTGCCGGCGGCCGAGGTTTACGACGTGCTGGCAACCCCCGAGGGCATCGACCGCGCCTTTGCCAAGCTCGACACGATCAAGCCCCATGTCGTCTGGTGGGAGGCCGGCTCGCAGCCGCCGCAGCTTCTGGCAGATGGCGAGGTCGCCATGACCACCGCCTACAACGGCCGGCTGTTCTCGGCCATCGCCGCCGAGAACAAGCCCTTCAAGATCGTCTGGGACGGGCAGGTGCAGGAATACGAACTGTTCGCGGTGCCGAAGGGGACGCCGAACCGGGACGCCGCGATGGACTATATCCGCTTTGCCACCGGCACCCAGCGGCTGGCGGACCAGACGAAATGGATCGCCTATGGCCCGGCCCGCAAGTCGTCGATCCCGCTGGTCGGCACCTTCGAGGATGGCACCACCGAGATGAAGCCGTTTCTGCCCACCAACCAGGACAACATGGCGAATGCACTGCAGTCGTCCCATGACTTCTGGGTGGACCGCGAGACCGAGATCACCGAGCGCTTCACCACCTGGCTGTCGCGATAA